From Thermoflavifilum aggregans, a single genomic window includes:
- a CDS encoding Gfo/Idh/MocA family protein produces MHRRTFIQQSALSAMAISLSPLAVFHRMPSRRVRLAVIGTNGRGLAHISALSHIPDVEIAYICDVEEHALAEGVNLAEKRTGKRPQAIKDFRTILDDKELDAITIATPDHWHALATILACQAGKHVYVEKPCGHNPAEGELMAQAARKYNRLVQMGNQRRSWPNIMEAVQLVHEGIIGKVYFGDAWYANNRTSIGFGKKAAIPSSLDWELWQGPAPREDYRDNVVPYNWHWFWNWGTGEICNNGTHEIDCMRWMLQVSYPTKVTSAGGRYAYHDDWQCTDTQTASFEFPEGKAMSWTGRSCNPYEIEGGGRGFRIYGELGTLVNNGGDHYRIYDKNNKLIRESTPKLEHANTDVINPMGPGEALDAVHFQNFIDAIRDGVPLHAPIEDAHISVLLCHLGNIAQRTQSTLICDPSRQGRIQNNEKAMALWSRSYQPGWEPKV; encoded by the coding sequence GCTATTTCATTATCTCCATTGGCTGTATTTCATCGCATGCCTTCTAGAAGAGTAAGACTGGCTGTAATCGGTACCAACGGGCGCGGGCTTGCACATATCAGTGCATTATCCCATATTCCGGATGTAGAAATAGCCTATATCTGCGATGTGGAAGAACATGCACTTGCCGAAGGTGTGAACCTTGCCGAAAAGCGTACAGGTAAACGTCCTCAGGCGATTAAAGATTTTCGTACCATTCTGGATGATAAGGAACTGGATGCTATCACCATCGCCACACCCGATCACTGGCACGCACTGGCCACCATACTGGCCTGCCAAGCCGGCAAACATGTGTACGTGGAAAAACCATGCGGACATAACCCTGCCGAAGGAGAACTGATGGCGCAGGCCGCAAGAAAATACAACCGCCTTGTGCAAATGGGCAACCAGCGCCGCTCCTGGCCCAATATCATGGAAGCCGTGCAACTCGTGCATGAAGGCATCATCGGAAAAGTGTATTTCGGTGATGCCTGGTATGCGAATAATCGTACTTCCATAGGATTCGGAAAAAAAGCTGCCATACCTTCTTCACTCGACTGGGAATTATGGCAGGGGCCTGCACCACGTGAAGATTATCGTGATAACGTGGTGCCCTATAACTGGCACTGGTTCTGGAACTGGGGCACAGGAGAAATCTGCAACAACGGAACCCATGAAATTGACTGCATGCGCTGGATGTTGCAGGTCAGCTATCCTACCAAAGTCACTTCAGCCGGTGGCAGGTATGCCTATCATGACGACTGGCAGTGTACCGACACGCAAACAGCCAGCTTTGAATTTCCAGAAGGAAAGGCTATGAGCTGGACAGGCCGAAGCTGCAATCCATATGAGATAGAAGGCGGAGGAAGAGGATTCAGAATTTATGGTGAACTCGGCACACTTGTAAACAACGGTGGAGATCATTATCGCATTTATGATAAAAACAACAAACTGATTCGGGAAAGTACTCCCAAATTGGAGCATGCAAATACAGATGTGATTAATCCCATGGGGCCCGGAGAAGCACTGGATGCTGTACATTTTCAAAATTTCATAGATGCCATCAGGGATGGTGTGCCTTTGCATGCACCTATTGAAGATGCACATATCAGCGTATTGCTTTGTCATCTGGGAAATATTGCCCAGCGCACACAATCCACCTTGATCTGTGATCCATCGAGGCAAGGGCGCATTCAAAATAATGAAAAGGCTATGGCCTTATGGTCAAGATCCTATCAACCCGGCTGGGAACCCAAAGTATAA
- a CDS encoding 3-keto-disaccharide hydrolase, producing MRKFLFSILLLVWMQDGISQSVASTHNRMALFNGKNLAGWHQLGGQAKYEVVDGMIVGTAVPHSANSFLVTDQLYDDFILDLDVKVDTGLNSGIQIRSESNPDYQNGRVHGYQAEVDPSPRAWSGGIYDEGRRGWLYPLDLNPDGKKAFKNGQWNHYHIECIGNNIRVWVNNIPTANLVDDMTHKGFIGLQVHAVDEKHAGEKVYFKNIYIQTQNLHPRPYDHIFVVNLIPNNLSPQEIQNGVKLLWDGKTTHGWRGIHMQHFPDHGWIIQNGVLTVLPSNGQEEGGGGDIITEREYGAFDLQFQFKLTPGANSGVKYFVKEFYDTHGKSGIGLEYQLLDDERHPDAKLGVNGNRTLSSLYDLIPRRNIPAAFKPIGEWNWGRIVVYPDGRVQHWLNGYLMLEYHRGDDAFKQLVFMSKYKNWQNFGLWPEGHILLQDHGNEVSFRSIKIQVLK from the coding sequence ATGAGAAAATTTTTATTCAGCATTTTATTACTGGTATGGATGCAGGATGGTATATCTCAATCTGTTGCATCAACTCATAACCGCATGGCATTGTTTAATGGTAAAAACCTGGCAGGCTGGCATCAGCTGGGTGGGCAGGCTAAATATGAAGTGGTTGATGGTATGATTGTGGGAACAGCTGTACCTCACTCTGCTAACTCATTTCTGGTAACCGATCAGTTGTATGATGATTTTATTCTCGATTTAGATGTAAAAGTAGATACCGGATTGAATTCAGGTATTCAGATCAGAAGTGAAAGCAATCCGGATTACCAGAATGGTCGCGTGCATGGTTATCAGGCAGAAGTGGATCCTTCACCCAGGGCATGGAGCGGAGGTATTTATGATGAAGGTAGAAGAGGATGGTTATATCCTTTGGATTTGAATCCAGACGGCAAAAAGGCTTTTAAAAACGGACAATGGAATCATTATCATATTGAATGTATTGGCAACAACATCCGTGTATGGGTAAATAATATTCCCACGGCCAACCTGGTGGATGATATGACCCACAAGGGTTTTATTGGCCTGCAGGTGCATGCGGTGGATGAAAAACATGCCGGAGAAAAAGTATATTTCAAAAACATTTACATACAAACACAAAACCTGCATCCGAGGCCCTATGATCATATCTTTGTCGTGAATCTGATTCCGAACAATTTATCCCCGCAGGAAATACAAAATGGCGTTAAGCTGTTATGGGATGGAAAAACTACACATGGTTGGCGGGGCATCCACATGCAGCATTTTCCTGATCATGGCTGGATCATACAAAATGGCGTATTAACCGTTTTGCCATCCAACGGACAGGAAGAAGGTGGGGGCGGTGATATCATCACTGAACGGGAATATGGTGCCTTCGATCTGCAATTTCAGTTTAAACTTACTCCGGGAGCCAACAGCGGTGTGAAATATTTTGTGAAAGAATTCTATGATACCCATGGTAAATCGGGCATTGGATTGGAATATCAGCTCCTGGATGATGAACGTCATCCTGATGCAAAACTGGGAGTAAATGGTAACCGGACTTTATCTTCGTTGTACGATCTTATTCCCAGAAGAAATATTCCGGCTGCATTTAAACCCATTGGTGAATGGAACTGGGGACGAATTGTGGTATATCCAGATGGACGTGTGCAACATTGGCTGAACGGATATCTGATGCTGGAATACCATCGGGGTGATGATGCATTCAAACAACTGGTGTTCATGAGCAAATACAAAAACTGGCAGAACTTCGGATTATGGCCTGAAGGACATATTCTGCTGCAGGATCATGGCAATGAAGTATCATTCAGAAGTATCAAGATTCAGGTTTTGAAATAA
- a CDS encoding Gfo/Idh/MocA family protein, with protein MHKGYSRRSFVKSGAQIIAGAYLGSILPLDLLAEKKRKINPSDQFRIAAIGINGMGWADLQSMLKHPNVQVVALCDVDENVLNRRKAELQKANIAADTYVDYERVLDRKDVDAVIIGTPDHWHCRIMVDACSAGKHVYCEKPVARTIAECRAMLAAQQRYQRVVQVGQW; from the coding sequence ATGCATAAAGGTTATTCCAGGCGTTCATTTGTAAAATCAGGTGCACAAATCATTGCGGGTGCCTATCTTGGCAGTATTTTACCACTTGATCTGCTGGCTGAAAAAAAACGAAAAATCAATCCATCTGATCAGTTTCGCATTGCAGCTATTGGTATCAATGGCATGGGCTGGGCCGATCTGCAATCCATGCTCAAACATCCAAATGTACAGGTGGTAGCATTATGTGATGTGGATGAAAACGTGCTAAATCGTCGCAAAGCCGAATTGCAAAAAGCAAACATAGCTGCAGATACTTATGTGGATTATGAACGGGTGCTTGATCGCAAAGATGTGGATGCAGTCATCATAGGCACTCCTGATCACTGGCATTGCAGGATCATGGTTGATGCCTGCTCTGCTGGCAAGCACGTATATTGCGAAAAGCCCGTGGCTCGTACCATCGCGGAATGCAGGGCAATGCTTGCTGCTCAGCAACGGTATCAGCGGGTTGTGCAGGTGGGTCAATGGTAA
- a CDS encoding Gfo/Idh/MocA family protein has translation MQHFQDAVNYVQSGKLGKIRLVKAWNYGGSPVPVQPDTSVPAGVHYEKWLGPAPERPFNPNRFHYNFRWFYDYAGGLMTDWGVHLIDYALLAMQAGYPKRITAAGGKYGFPDDAEEWPDTLTALFDFDDFAIQWEHARGIGLGPFERSHGIAYVGENGTLVLDRGGWEVIPEKANNQDKIEPVARQKATDNGLDKHTYNFAEAAIANRPDLAHAPITAGTHVAEVCHMGNIAWLCGEVLHWDAAHQQFTTSKANAWITPEYHHQIAFPKV, from the coding sequence ATGCAGCATTTTCAGGATGCAGTGAATTATGTCCAATCAGGCAAGCTGGGTAAAATCAGACTCGTAAAAGCCTGGAACTATGGCGGGTCTCCTGTGCCTGTGCAACCCGATACATCCGTGCCCGCCGGTGTGCATTATGAAAAATGGCTGGGACCCGCACCAGAACGGCCCTTTAACCCCAATCGTTTTCATTACAATTTTCGTTGGTTTTATGATTATGCAGGTGGATTGATGACTGACTGGGGCGTGCATCTGATTGACTACGCCTTGCTGGCTATGCAAGCCGGTTATCCCAAACGAATTACAGCAGCTGGCGGTAAATACGGTTTTCCTGATGATGCTGAAGAATGGCCGGATACCCTCACGGCATTGTTTGATTTTGATGATTTTGCTATACAATGGGAACATGCACGGGGTATAGGTCTGGGGCCTTTTGAACGCAGCCATGGCATTGCCTATGTAGGCGAAAACGGTACCCTGGTGCTCGATCGCGGGGGTTGGGAAGTGATTCCGGAAAAAGCAAATAATCAGGATAAAATTGAACCTGTAGCCCGGCAAAAAGCAACAGATAACGGTCTGGATAAACATACCTACAATTTTGCAGAAGCAGCAATTGCCAATCGTCCGGATTTGGCACATGCTCCTATTACAGCCGGAACACATGTGGCTGAAGTATGCCATATGGGAAACATTGCCTGGCTTTGTGGTGAAGTACTGCATTGGGATGCAGCCCATCAGCAGTTCACAACATCCAAAGCGAATGCATGGATTACACCGGAATATCATCATCAGATTGCTTTTCCTAAAGTATGA